In Sphaeramia orbicularis chromosome 5, fSphaOr1.1, whole genome shotgun sequence, the genomic stretch CTGAAGATAACATGCTaaatttgtcatttatttacagatataaatcAAGCCCAACAAATAATGAACTTCAGTAGAAGAGCCAGTTTGGTTcagaattgttaaaaaaaatctgattcagACACTTATTCttaaaaacacagtaaacacCATCATGTTTGGGTTGAAGCACCTTGGTCcctggtttccatttcagaaatatgaaaaaatcaTTCACTATGTTCATCACTTACATCAGCctgggtgaaaaaaaaatcaaggtgaaAGTGGAGGAAATGAATTTTGTGTCTCAGTCTGCAACTGGATCTGAATTTTGGGCTCTGTGGTTGACCAGAACATGTTGCACCACTTGCATAAATTAATCTCGGTCTGTTCATTCCAGAGAGCTGAGCTTTGAGGGGAATACATGATCACCAATGAGTTCTCCAATCTGGGGTCCAATGGAAATTCCAGTGTTCAGATTTTCATTACTATGGGCTGCACCATGTTTTTCTGTCAGGACTTAAAGTGGTCTGAAATTTGATCATTTAGAACTGGAAGAAGTGAAACACTGGTGTAATATGCTGCTAATGCATATTTTTCACCTCCTGCATATATCTAAATACTAATGTGCTGGAGAAATTTATTTCAGATTTAGAATATCTGATTTAGGTGAAACAAGATATGGGAAGTTAAAAGAGAGTTTggtcaaatcctttttttttttttttttcccccagtaccAAAGGAAAccctttagtatttttttttttttttttttttttttttttttttttttagagggaaaaggtttttttctaaatttatttatttatttattcattcattcattcattcagattgatttaaccctttcatgcatagtggtcactccaatggacagctgttcaaagctgttctgttatacgtatattcatgggttttgttggttttttgttggtttagttccaacacagtggacgcttatgcaccatctcatacactgtaattcataccattactgtaactttgctgttcttgataaacctgatctgcactaacatctttgagtgtaaatcaattgcttaatattcctattatactgtaattaacaggtttttttaaacaaaaagtttttgtttttgctttttttttttgtttttttttttgttttgcatattatctccatgaagtgagtagtgactagtactggaatatgttaaaatgtgacaaaaaacatcagattagcagcattaacaatgttgttttttttttttttttagttttcaccaacatatcagtaaatacatatttctttgattcaaaaattaaatgcatggtgtccagctgagtgaacatttttggaactccatgaaaaataggttcataagaaaaaaatcaattgcattgttttttatggttaaagactaataaaaaccctcaggaaaaaaaattaaaaaaaaatgattaaggttctcataatttatgcatgaaagggttaaagtgtcagGTTTTAGGGTGTcgctgcttgaatttcaatacaaagtgGTGTTTACATCTAAAGTAGTGAGGTGCAGCATTGGAGTCATGAATAGTTTACTCAAATGCAAATGAAACACCAGCTTAAATTCAATGCAAATACAACATCTGCATTTGACAGGACTTGTCAAGTACAGAATGGTGAATGAGGCTGTATGCTGTGACTCAATGCAAGTAACAGACCCTTAAGTGAAGGGTGTGAACAAATGGAGTGGAAGTAGAGAGGCGACCTGGAGGGTCCTATTTACAAACATCCACAAGGTGGCGACATGTAGATGTCAGTAAATCaacatatgtagtagatgtgtgtctgtgcatgaagAACCAAGATCACTGCTACAACAGTGGCGTTTCATTCTGTAGAGATGGAACTTCAGAGAACTGAGGATCTGAACTGCAAAACAATGcatgtatttattattgtgagtttaataaataatttaggagtatattattaaatatataatCCTTCAAATAGTTGATGAATATTTCATTATTATATCATTAAGTTAACTAATTAAACAGCTACACTTGTTGATCATACAATAGATCAGGGGTTCCCAgagtggggtacgtgtacccccaggggtacttggaggaAGCCAGGGGGtatttgaatttttatttattattattactttttaaatacattaaatagtcATCATGTAcggaatacaaaataaataatgagaattaatgttgaaatatgaaacacaataaatacatacatataatagttttatcgtcagtcatcttgtttaagctttggttacgttttaaatacatttctattctatattattcaagatgagtttaagcagctaattaattattttttgttgatgttgatgaatggttcatttattaattaatgaccaatttatttatttttcttattaatgaaggagggcacttttcagtttttattttgcacacaaaattgaCTTTAAAAAACTGGTTATTTTTTATACAttgcagttaaatatatgttgttggtTTAGAAAGTTCTAAAAATATTAACAGACGCCTTTGGTACAGGAAGAAATTTTGCCcagttttttttcaatcaaaaatgctgaagcgagagttggaggtatttggctaaaaaagtatatttcagagggtactccactgGAAAAAAGTTTGCGAACCACCGCAATGGAGGAACCGCTGTATTTTCCCATCTGGGAGGGGTCTTATTTAAGCCGAAGTCctattggctgatttttttttgacGCTCTGCCCTGATTTGCTGCAACTTAAAGCTCAGCATCGTCAAAGTGTGCTGTCAGACCTTCATCTGCTGCAGAGGAGGCAGGACTAGAAAGATCCTCCAACAGCTGCACATTTGTGGACTAGTTGGAGACTTGGATTAAAGCTGAACTAAATACAAAGGTGAGTGTTATTGCCTTGGCTCTGTGGACTGGAGGCTTTAAGTTGTGCAATGACATctgtaaaaagaaaaactcaCTTATTAAGTGCATATGTTCCCTTTGTTGCAGAAAATCATCAGGACTTTGAACTTCAGTGCAGATACAAAAATAATGGTaagtgttttcctttttttttttgttttaaagtagactcattggtttgatttgttgtgtttgtttattttaggtttttggcttcttttttatactttttttttgtttgtttgttttttttactgtcctAGTCATGCTTAATTCAGACCATTCCATTCCTGCTAAATGCGCACAACTTGGTGAATTGCTTCTCCCTGTTGTGTGAGGGCAGCCAAGGAGAACAGGGTATTTTATAAagtacagacagaccacagaGTCCCACTGAGGATGTCTCTGTATGTCAGATAAGTCTCCCCCGGGGTCCAAATGGTTCAGCACCCACAGCTGTGATAACATCATGGCATTGTGGTGTTCTTACTACCCAAGCCAAACACTGGCAGTGCAGAGAGCATCAGCAAGAGtaaggcaaaaaagaaaaaaaaaatctttgcaacgGGAAAACTGAGTAAGCTTTAAAGATTTCTAAGACACGTGGATCACATTGTTTCCATTTATCTCAAGGCTGGAAAATGTTGTGATTCATAATTATACATGCATATTGTGTAATTCCAACACGTTGCAGTCATGTCCGGTTTTATAATTCAGACCAGTCAACATCCTGTGGGGCAGACGAGTCCAGAGAGGATATGCCTCTGCACTCCTCCACGATTCAGCTCTACTTTGTCCAAACTTCCCCTCTATGCCTTAGGACTTTCCCTGTTTAAAATGTGCATCCTGTTCTCAGAGCTGTGAGTTGAGTATTTTGGGGAATATATGCTGAGCAGGACTGTTTCCATAAAGCTGCTCTGAGGTTTCGTCAGGAATGCTTCACTTGTTATATGGTCATTGAGCCGAGTGATCTCAGCTGGTAAAAATCTTATTGGCCCAGTTCTGGATATAACACAGGGAACTGTTCAAGCCCCAGCGAGAAGGGCCAGAGCATGATGGGATATGTTGGAAGGCAGCCGAACTGCTCCGTGGTCTGCTGTAGAAGTCAAccattctttgttttttgttttgtttttttccttcaaacttgTTTTGACAgaggttttgcttaaaaaatgttttaaatactgCTTGCACCACTaaattgttgtctctgtctccttGTGTAGCTGTGTTTAGGAGACTCTACCGACTGCCTCCGGGACCAGATGCAGTGCATGATGAAGTCCTTGCAGGATCTGAAGCAGATAAACAGACCAAGGCCACTGAGTGAACCATGTGTTCGGTCCTTCGCTGTGACGCGGTTCTGTAAGCAAAAGGCACAGCAGGAGCGGATCACTCGTCTTCGTACTTCTGAGGCCAGTGAAGCCGGCACCTATGACTCTGCCTGCTGCCTGGCCAGTCCtttggaagaggaggaagagcaggaggagcacGAGCGGTTGGCACAGGGCTCTCCAAGCAGCGAGAAGAGCCTGGACTTTGACTCTGGTTACTCTGAAGCCTCGTGGCAGGATGAAGGTGTGGTGCTAAGAAGGACCAGAAATGTGCGAGTCTCCTCTTCTGCCTGTCTCCGGACAAACAGAGGATCCTCAGGGCGAATCCGGCCCAAATCCACCTCAGACGCATGCCTGGAACGCTGGACTTCATTTGAGGCCAGTGGGCCAGAGGACTGGACAACGTCGCTGTTAAGTCGCAGCAGAAACAGACAACCTTTAGTTCTGGGtgacaatagttttgctgatctAATAAAGAACTGGATGGACCTTCCAGAGTGTCCAGAGCCAGCAGAACTGAAACCCAGTGTGGGTCGACGGCTCGCCAAAGACATTCTGGTCAACATGCGGCGGAGACTGGCTGGGGTGTCTAAAAGTGTGGAGGTGAGGCCGAGGCCAGCAGACGCCGTAAGGGTCAACAGAGCAGCAGAGGCTCCCAAACGGATGTCCTGTCCTGTGGGACTCCAGGCTCTGAAACCTTTCTTTCACCAGTCACACACTGGCATTCACGAAATGGACAATGACTTCTACCAGTTCACAGCTCTAATGAAGACAGGAAGCCGACAGCCCATCATATGCAATGACATCATTGGATACATTTGAGAAAGGCTTCAGCTTGGACTGATGTTTTAACACAGATTCATGTGAGGTCATTCAATTTCCACAAATGGAAACAATGTCCACAATGTTGATGTTTCTAGAATAAAGTTTTTCTATTTAATACAATGTGTTCTGCTCCTGCATGTGTTCaaacaactgtaaatgctgtCAAGTTATTATAGGCACCTATCAAATGACAAACTGTCGAGGCTCTATTTTATTCCCTCATAACGAATGGTATTTTGTGGTACAAGTGTCTGTCAGACCCTGTAATGAATGCAGTATTTGGTGTCATCTTTTAAGCTTAGTTACTGAGTAGTTTGACAGTTTTAGAGAATGAGCATGAATTCaactgacaagtgtttttttgttttttttttcgactCAGCATCTGAAGCGAATCATTTAGAAAAACCCACACAGTAAAATACTCGTagcattgtcagccttgtaaatccaagactcTTATGTGGCTAGAAATGGGAGGCAGGGTGTGGTGTGGTTATCAGAGTAAAATGTCTTTCTGTGAATTGAAGTATTGCAAAGATGGGAAGGGAACTGAAGGCAACAAGTGAAGTACATACATATAAATGGTTCCTCTTAGATACACTTATTTATTGTTACAGCATAATTTAATCATAAACCACATCCCTTAATCACAGCCATAATTAAATTGTGAAAACAAGTACACAGATTCTCATGCATAAAGTGAGGGTGTGAAGTGAAACATACAGAGTAGAACTGCAGCACATGCACAAAAGGCATCTGAGGATAGGTGAAAGCCCTGTAGATGATTCTAGCTTTTCCATTCTAAGACTCCACATGGACACATATGTGGAGCAGGATTTACTCAAAACAGCTGTGTCCAGATGGCAAGAGTGCTCTAGATCACAAAAGCACTGTGCCAGCTCCCTGTTCTCCACGCACCCCTTTAATATCGTGGTCAGTGTGACCTGAATTAGACCTTGAAACTAGTCCAGCACTGCCCCAGAATCATGTAATCCATATGCCTTGGCGAGCATCGCCACTACCCTTTTAGCCTCAACTCCCAAAAGACACACTTTTTGCAAGTAAATCAAATCCAAATGTTAGCAAACAAATCTCTGATTGTACTTTTTGGTAACAATACACCGGGAACTTCCACTTTTCTTACAAGTAATAAGGTGA encodes the following:
- the LOC115419706 gene encoding PAK4-inhibitor inka2-like, encoding MLCLGDSTDCLRDQMQCMMKSLQDLKQINRPRPLSEPCVRSFAVTRFCKQKAQQERITRLRTSEASEAGTYDSACCLASPLEEEEEQEEHERLAQGSPSSEKSLDFDSGYSEASWQDEGVVLRRTRNVRVSSSACLRTNRGSSGRIRPKSTSDACLERWTSFEASGPEDWTTSLLSRSRNRQPLVLGDNSFADLIKNWMDLPECPEPAELKPSVGRRLAKDILVNMRRRLAGVSKSVEVRPRPADAVRVNRAAEAPKRMSCPVGLQALKPFFHQSHTGIHEMDNDFYQFTALMKTGSRQPIICNDIIGYI